The Corythoichthys intestinalis isolate RoL2023-P3 chromosome 1, ASM3026506v1, whole genome shotgun sequence genome has a segment encoding these proteins:
- the LOC130924675 gene encoding triple functional domain protein-like, with product MKEMLTQEKTIPAGLTNLEHVIFGNLLELYEFHHEIFLKELEKHANVPEDVGHCFVKWAEKFQLYVDYCKNSDKSTRLIMEHTVNYSNKIQQKHGLAFSVESFLIEPVQRITRYPLLLKNLLESGEDRKGVLKEALELTISIPKRANDAIHFSMLEGFNESVESRRELLVQDSFKMWDSKLPFCRGKNRHLFLLKKSLVVCKEVKDPKGMTKYIFKRKLNIAEMKLTEHRKGDPGKFVLGVGHTWMSSKGIVLKASTIQTKLDWIEHIQKLNKEHTVHLMGSLKEPISIPKAITAKLQR from the exons ATGAAGGAGATGTTGACCCAAGAGAAGACGATTCCTGCAGGGCTAACCAACTTGGAGCACGTCATCTTCGGGAACTTGCTGGAGCTGTATGAATTCCATCATGA GATCTTTCTCAAGGAACTGGAAAAACATGCAAACGTCCCTGAAGATGTCGGGCATTGCTTTGTCAAATGG GCTGAAAAGTTCCAGTTATATGTGGACTACTGCAAGAACAGTGACAAGTCCACTCGGCTCATCATGGAGCATACTGTCAACTATTCTAAT AAAATTCAGCAGAAGCACGGACTGGCATTCTCGGTAGAATCTTTCCTAATTGAACCAGTACAGAGAATTACAAGATATCCGCTCTTGTTAAAG AATCTCCTCGAGTCCGGTGAAGATCGGAAAGGAGTACTCAAGGAAGCCCTGGAGTTGACTATCAGCATTCCTAAGAGAGCCAATGATGCCATTCATTTCTCTATGCTGGAAG GTTTTAATGAGAGCGTTGAATCCCGACGTGAGCTACTCGTACAGGACTCATTCAAAATGTGGGATTCAAAATTACCATTTTGCAGGGGGAAGAATAGACACCTCTTTCTCCTGAAAAAGTCCTTGGTGGTCTGCAAGGAGGTCAAGGATCCCAAAGGCAtgacaaaatacatatttaagaGAAAACTCAAC ATAGCTGAGATGAAGCTGACAGAACACCGTAAGGGAGATCCTGGCAAGTTTGTTCTTGGAGTGGGGCACACCTGGATGTCCAGCAAAGGAATTGTTCTTAAG GCGTCAACTATTCAAACCAAGCTGGACTGGATCGAGCATATCCAGAAGCTAAACAAGGAGCACACCGTCCACCTGATGGGATCACTCAAAGAGCCAATCAGTATTCCTAAAGCCATCACAGCAAAGCTCCAAAG gtgA